One part of the Chryseobacterium sp. 7 genome encodes these proteins:
- a CDS encoding cell division protein FtsX, which produces MAKSVDEFNKKRLRSSNITVVISIALVLFLLGLMGLILINAQKYSDYIKEQLVVNAYFDENYDAKDSVKIAKLEEETFKKVQLLAPVKKATYISREMAAKEAKKTMGIDSDALFEENIFPSSIEVALKPEFVDPAKIDEAIKEIKSVPGIIDVKNDSTLMVDVYNNLSRILKWILGFSILFLVLAVVLINNSIRLKIFSKRFIIKTMQLVGAKRRFILKPFIVEAIILGAIGSVIGLLALGGVWYYFTSQIGSAFVQDNNQYFWLVILVLGVGIFISVLSTIFATWRFLKSNVDDLYYS; this is translated from the coding sequence ATGGCTAAATCTGTAGATGAATTTAATAAGAAAAGGCTTCGGTCCAGCAATATTACAGTAGTGATAAGTATTGCCTTAGTGTTATTTTTGTTAGGATTAATGGGGCTTATTCTGATTAATGCCCAGAAGTATTCTGACTATATCAAAGAACAGTTGGTGGTGAACGCCTACTTTGATGAAAACTATGACGCTAAAGATTCTGTGAAAATTGCAAAACTGGAGGAAGAAACTTTTAAAAAGGTACAGTTATTAGCTCCTGTAAAAAAGGCAACCTATATTTCAAGAGAGATGGCGGCTAAGGAAGCCAAGAAAACGATGGGAATTGACAGTGATGCATTGTTCGAAGAAAATATTTTTCCATCTTCCATTGAAGTTGCTTTGAAACCGGAATTTGTAGATCCGGCAAAAATTGATGAAGCAATTAAAGAAATTAAATCAGTTCCGGGAATTATCGATGTAAAGAATGACAGTACGTTGATGGTGGATGTTTATAATAACCTGAGCAGAATCTTGAAGTGGATCCTTGGATTTTCTATTCTGTTTCTGGTATTGGCGGTAGTATTGATTAACAACTCTATCCGTCTGAAAATATTCTCGAAGAGATTTATTATTAAAACAATGCAGCTTGTAGGAGCGAAAAGAAGATTTATCCTTAAACCTTTCATTGTAGAAGCTATTATTCTAGGAGCTATTGGTTCCGTAATTGGTCTTCTTGCTTTAGGAGGAGTTTGGTATTACTTCACAAGTCAGATTGGTTCTGCTTTCGTACAGGACAACAACCAGTATTTCTGGCTGGTTATTCTGGTACTTGGAGTGGGAATCTTTATTTCTGTTTTAAGTACAATTTTCGCTACATGGAGATTCTTAAAATCAAACGTTGACGATTTATATTACTCTTAA
- a CDS encoding DUF3098 domain-containing protein, which translates to MSKKINKISASDFGNEAEVPQENAFYFGQQNFKWMLIGLAFIVVGFLLMMGPDANTVDGKFDPNSWNDGIFSIRRIRIAPLFVVIGFVIEVYAILKRK; encoded by the coding sequence ATGAGCAAAAAAATAAACAAAATTTCGGCTTCAGACTTTGGAAATGAAGCTGAGGTACCTCAGGAAAACGCTTTCTATTTCGGACAGCAGAATTTCAAATGGATGCTGATAGGATTGGCTTTCATTGTAGTTGGATTTCTCCTGATGATGGGGCCTGATGCCAACACGGTAGATGGTAAATTTGATCCCAACTCATGGAATGACGGTATCTTTTCTATCAGAAGAATCAGAATAGCACCTCTGTTTGTTGTTATAGGATTTGTAATAGAAGTATACGCGATCTTAAAAAGAAAATAA
- a CDS encoding choice-of-anchor L domain-containing protein, which yields MLIYRLKNYFFLFSFLLISVSAFSQTRPVRKSEKIKPSAAALRAGAFIDVNVPPYTPSNYTPEQLVKNILINGGTNCTTANVTNVTVSPNHDVTNSNRFWGYFHKGTTNFPFTDGIVLTTGYASEAGNSYVAAVGQSTGTGSDADLVTATGATVSLTDAVALEFDFVPNSNQVKFNYIFVSDEYTSNYPCTGYSDAFALLLKKVGDPTYTNLAILPGGAGPVSATNIVPAGNGFSCGPINAGYFGALANPHLVINYFGRTTPLTAVADVIPGQTYHFKMVLADAKDSSHDSAVFLEGGSFDVGIKIVDETGVVLPGSINMCDNTPKQLKAQVAAIPGMTYQWYKDGVAIPGATNAVYIANQPGVYTVKVMVPGNQCPSEATITIIGGTSPTVQNAELKLCTTPTLTTFNLETAKPLISTTTGAVFRFYANQADAQAQNNSYITNLTSYTGTDGQILYVLVSNGAFCSKIATLTLRKEETPTALVTAPRLKICAGESVLLTATGGVTYQWSDSASTTGGIRTVSPTQTTTYTVYAIGAQGCKSLQPARITIEVVPAIVSNLKGGHICQGDKIILDAGSGPNYTYQWSSGETSQSITVGTPGEYSVIISNGVCSKEFKTQVIKAVIPEVIKVDYNDNGTMILTASNPSNGILEYSVDNGVTWQSSNVFNNVPKNKVIAIRVRVKYTSCVGFLEFFTFVMKNVITPNGDNVNDIIDFSGVVNYKDFSGQVFDRYGREVFKASKITPYWDGYFQGKKLPTSTYWYQITFEDPASKEITVKTGWILLKNIE from the coding sequence ATGTTAATCTATAGACTAAAAAACTATTTTTTCCTTTTTTCTTTTTTATTGATTTCTGTTTCTGCATTTTCTCAAACGAGACCAGTCAGAAAATCAGAGAAGATAAAGCCTTCTGCTGCGGCTCTCAGGGCTGGAGCATTTATAGATGTGAATGTACCGCCTTATACCCCCTCAAACTATACTCCCGAGCAATTGGTGAAGAATATTTTGATCAACGGGGGGACCAACTGTACAACAGCCAATGTAACCAATGTTACCGTATCTCCGAATCATGATGTGACGAACAGCAACAGATTTTGGGGATATTTTCATAAAGGAACCACCAATTTTCCTTTTACGGATGGTATTGTCCTGACTACAGGATATGCCTCAGAAGCAGGTAATAGCTATGTAGCTGCTGTTGGACAGTCGACAGGAACGGGGAGTGACGCAGATCTTGTAACAGCTACCGGAGCAACCGTGAGTTTAACAGATGCTGTAGCACTTGAATTTGATTTCGTCCCGAATTCTAACCAGGTGAAATTTAATTACATATTCGTTTCTGATGAATATACTTCCAATTATCCTTGTACCGGATATTCTGATGCATTTGCGCTTTTGCTAAAGAAGGTGGGAGATCCTACGTATACAAATCTAGCGATATTACCAGGAGGTGCAGGGCCTGTAAGTGCAACCAATATTGTTCCTGCAGGAAACGGATTCAGCTGTGGACCTATCAATGCAGGATATTTCGGAGCGTTAGCCAATCCACATCTGGTTATTAATTATTTTGGAAGAACAACACCATTAACAGCAGTTGCAGACGTAATTCCGGGGCAGACCTATCATTTTAAAATGGTATTGGCAGATGCGAAAGACTCTTCCCATGACTCTGCAGTATTCTTGGAAGGTGGATCTTTTGACGTAGGAATCAAGATTGTAGATGAAACAGGAGTCGTTTTGCCAGGCAGTATAAACATGTGTGACAATACACCCAAACAGTTGAAAGCTCAGGTAGCAGCCATTCCGGGAATGACTTACCAATGGTATAAAGATGGAGTAGCTATTCCGGGAGCAACCAATGCTGTTTATATTGCTAACCAGCCGGGAGTGTATACAGTAAAAGTAATGGTTCCGGGGAACCAATGTCCTAGTGAAGCAACCATTACCATTATTGGAGGAACAAGTCCTACCGTTCAGAATGCTGAACTGAAGCTCTGTACAACACCTACGCTCACTACATTTAATCTTGAAACCGCAAAACCTCTCATCAGTACAACAACAGGTGCAGTATTTCGTTTCTATGCCAATCAGGCTGATGCGCAGGCTCAGAATAACAGTTATATTACCAATCTCACAAGCTACACCGGAACAGATGGACAAATCTTATATGTACTGGTTTCCAATGGTGCGTTTTGTAGCAAAATAGCAACTTTAACATTAAGAAAAGAAGAAACCCCCACAGCTTTAGTGACAGCTCCAAGATTAAAAATCTGTGCCGGAGAATCTGTACTGCTTACCGCTACAGGCGGCGTAACCTACCAATGGAGTGATTCTGCAAGTACTACAGGAGGAATAAGAACGGTAAGCCCTACTCAAACTACTACCTATACAGTATATGCTATCGGAGCGCAAGGGTGTAAATCTTTACAGCCCGCACGTATTACAATTGAAGTAGTACCGGCAATTGTTTCCAATTTAAAAGGTGGGCATATCTGTCAGGGAGATAAAATTATCTTAGATGCAGGTTCAGGACCTAATTATACTTACCAGTGGAGCAGCGGCGAAACAAGCCAGAGCATCACGGTAGGAACTCCGGGAGAATATTCCGTAATAATCAGTAATGGAGTATGTTCTAAAGAGTTCAAAACACAGGTGATCAAAGCTGTAATTCCTGAAGTTATAAAAGTGGATTATAACGATAACGGGACAATGATCCTTACCGCAAGTAATCCAAGTAACGGTATTCTGGAATACTCAGTAGATAACGGAGTTACATGGCAGTCTTCCAATGTGTTTAACAACGTACCTAAAAATAAAGTAATCGCCATCAGAGTGAGAGTAAAATACACAAGCTGTGTAGGTTTCCTTGAATTCTTTACATTCGTGATGAAAAACGTTATTACGCCAAACGGAGATAATGTTAACGATATTATCGATTTCAGCGGAGTGGTTAATTATAAAGACTTCAGCGGGCAGGTTTTTGACCGTTACGGAAGAGAAGTGTTCAAAGCATCGAAGATAACACCATATTGGGACGGATATTTCCAGGGTAAAAAACTGCCTACTTCCACATACTGGTATCAGATAACTTTCGAAGATCCTGCCAGTAAAGAAATTACAGTAAAAACCGGCTGGATATTGCTTAAAAATATAGAATAA
- the rsmA gene encoding 16S rRNA (adenine(1518)-N(6)/adenine(1519)-N(6))-dimethyltransferase RsmA: MSVKAKKHLGQHFLTDENIARKIVEGLSFENYNNIMEVGPGMGVLTKYLLEKDQNIYLAEIDTESIEYLKNNYTKVTEDTFVGDFLKQDFSFLKEDQIAIIGNFPYNISSQILFKIVDHYELIPEMVGMFQKEVAERTAAVPRTKDYGILSVLIQAYYDVSYMFTVHENVFNPPPKVKSGVIRLTRNPKEGLAGNEVLFKQIVKTGFNQRRKKLSNALKSLNIPEALKGHEFLDKRAEELSVTDFIHFANLWKENQ, from the coding sequence TTGAGTGTAAAAGCAAAAAAACATCTGGGACAGCACTTTCTGACAGATGAAAATATCGCAAGAAAAATCGTAGAAGGTCTTAGTTTTGAGAACTATAACAACATCATGGAAGTAGGTCCCGGAATGGGAGTTCTTACCAAATATCTTCTTGAAAAAGATCAGAACATTTATCTTGCAGAAATAGACACAGAATCTATTGAATACCTGAAAAACAATTATACAAAGGTTACTGAAGATACTTTTGTAGGAGATTTCCTGAAACAGGATTTCAGTTTTCTTAAAGAGGATCAGATTGCTATTATTGGTAATTTCCCGTATAACATTTCATCACAGATCTTATTTAAAATTGTAGATCATTATGAATTGATTCCGGAAATGGTAGGAATGTTCCAGAAAGAAGTAGCGGAAAGAACGGCTGCAGTTCCGAGAACTAAAGATTACGGTATTCTTTCTGTACTGATACAGGCTTATTATGATGTATCCTATATGTTTACGGTACATGAAAACGTTTTTAACCCACCGCCGAAAGTAAAGTCAGGAGTCATCCGCCTTACAAGAAACCCTAAAGAAGGTCTTGCGGGCAATGAAGTTCTGTTTAAGCAGATTGTAAAAACAGGATTCAACCAAAGAAGAAAAAAGCTTTCTAATGCATTAAAATCCTTAAACATTCCTGAAGCATTGAAAGGACATGAATTTCTAGATAAGAGAGCGGAAGAGCTGAGTGTAACAGATTTCATCCATTTCGCCAACCTCTGGAAAGAAAATCAATAA
- a CDS encoding choice-of-anchor L domain-containing protein has translation MLNRRRGNLFLAIFLAFIGNFVLAQKQKRVEIAAKPSAASLRAGVFIDVNAPSYPESGYPITQLIKDVLISGGTCTNSSVSNVTVSPNLPASNQNRSWGYFNKSNTNFPFSKGIILSTGYAAKAGNTFQGTLSDDLGTGGDTDLASALGIGNNSLTNATSIEFDFVAASTEITFRYLFASKEYQQNFPCTITDGFALLLKKATDPSYTNLAVLPGGAGPVSVTNIHPQYQNCGPKNEAYYGGTNTAQIETNFNGRTIPLTAKATVIPGETYHFKIVLADYQDPNFDSAVFLEAGSFDIGVKILDPAGVQLPSSVNMCDNTPQTFTASVQGPNITYQWYLGTNPIAGATNASYTATQPGVYTVKVFIQGNSCPGEATITVVGGTSPTVQNATLTACYAAGNATFNLTSAQASISTTPGAVFSYYTTLADANAGNANTIPNPTAYQSAGGTVYVRVANGFCAKVAELQLVKAPQMIPTIAPPIVLTCANSQTTLDASASVYPAGATFSWTTTGGNIVSGATTLNPVINAAGTYTLTITKVYQPGNLTCTAVGTVTVTGNSAPPVTGLTASKIKICKGDSTTLTASGGATYNWGNGLTGNGNTQVVSPTVTTTYTVTAVGANGCASQNPATITIEVSEPFTAQNAILHKCYQPGLAFNLTEAQPQITATSGVTFTYYINQADANAANGNFIANPTAYTPPANQTIYVLVSNGGCSYVVSLQLLQTAQTTLTIAAPQTITCTTPQITINASASVVPAGSTITWTTTGGTIVSGGNTLTPVVSAGGTYTLTVTNVSQPGNLSCNFTSTVTVQEDKVQPVAAVVSSQPRICIGESVTLTASGGVTYNWGNGLTGNGNTQVVSPTVTTTYTVFAVGANGCISATAASVTVQVGPPIAGLTASKLKICEGESVTLTASGGITYNWIGLTGNGNTQVVTPTTTTEYSVYALGGNGCSSVDPAKVTIQVVPAIVSTLKDVFVCAGDKGTLDAGAGTNYTYLWSTGATTQTITTNIPGTYSVTISNGTCSKTFSAQLINPDLPQFTNVVYDNHILTLTASNPTGGVLEYSIDGGLTWQSSNVFTGLLNNTMYTLMVRVVGAKCGTSLDYFTFIISNAITPNMDGINDTIDFTGISGYKDFAASIFDRYGAEVFKASKGNVIWTGSLKGINLPTATYWYRVQWENPASKKLEQRSGWILLKNRN, from the coding sequence ATGTTAAATAGGAGGAGAGGAAATTTATTTTTAGCAATATTTCTGGCTTTCATAGGGAACTTTGTTTTGGCTCAAAAACAAAAAAGAGTAGAAATTGCTGCAAAACCTAGTGCTGCTTCTTTAAGGGCTGGTGTCTTTATTGACGTGAATGCACCAAGTTACCCTGAATCCGGCTATCCTATCACTCAATTGATAAAAGATGTTCTTATATCCGGAGGCACCTGTACCAATTCCAGTGTAAGCAACGTAACCGTGTCTCCCAATTTACCAGCTAGCAATCAGAACCGAAGCTGGGGATATTTCAATAAATCCAATACCAATTTCCCGTTCAGCAAAGGAATTATACTTTCTACGGGATATGCTGCAAAAGCAGGAAATACTTTTCAGGGAACTTTAAGTGATGATCTGGGAACAGGAGGAGATACAGATCTTGCCAGCGCTTTGGGAATCGGTAATAACAGCCTTACAAATGCTACCTCTATAGAATTTGACTTTGTGGCGGCTTCTACGGAGATTACTTTCAGGTATTTATTTGCATCAAAAGAATATCAGCAAAACTTCCCATGTACCATTACAGATGGTTTTGCCCTGTTGCTGAAAAAAGCAACTGACCCTAGTTATACCAATCTTGCAGTGCTTCCCGGTGGAGCAGGACCTGTAAGTGTTACCAATATTCACCCGCAATACCAAAACTGCGGACCTAAAAATGAAGCTTATTACGGCGGTACCAATACCGCTCAGATAGAAACCAATTTTAACGGACGTACCATTCCCCTTACGGCAAAAGCAACTGTAATCCCGGGAGAAACGTATCATTTCAAAATCGTTTTGGCAGATTACCAGGATCCCAACTTTGATTCAGCTGTGTTTCTGGAAGCAGGGTCATTCGATATTGGAGTAAAAATCCTTGATCCGGCAGGAGTACAGCTTCCTTCGTCTGTAAATATGTGTGATAATACACCACAGACTTTCACAGCTTCAGTTCAGGGACCTAATATAACCTATCAGTGGTATTTAGGAACCAACCCGATTGCTGGGGCAACCAATGCAAGTTACACCGCTACACAACCGGGCGTATACACTGTTAAAGTATTTATTCAAGGGAATTCTTGCCCGGGAGAAGCAACTATTACAGTAGTGGGAGGAACATCTCCTACAGTTCAGAATGCAACTTTAACAGCGTGTTATGCTGCGGGAAATGCTACCTTTAATTTAACATCAGCACAGGCTTCAATAAGTACTACTCCAGGAGCTGTATTTTCATATTACACTACATTGGCAGATGCTAACGCAGGAAATGCCAATACAATTCCTAACCCAACAGCTTACCAAAGTGCAGGTGGAACAGTGTATGTAAGAGTAGCTAACGGTTTCTGTGCAAAAGTTGCAGAATTACAGTTGGTAAAAGCACCACAAATGATTCCTACTATTGCTCCTCCGATAGTGCTAACGTGTGCCAATTCTCAGACTACCCTGGATGCATCAGCATCAGTTTATCCGGCAGGGGCTACATTCAGCTGGACCACTACAGGAGGAAATATTGTTTCAGGAGCTACCACGTTAAATCCGGTGATCAATGCCGCCGGAACCTATACGTTAACAATAACAAAAGTTTACCAGCCCGGAAATCTTACCTGTACAGCAGTAGGTACTGTAACCGTAACAGGGAACAGCGCACCGCCAGTGACCGGACTTACAGCGAGTAAAATAAAAATTTGTAAAGGAGATTCTACAACACTTACAGCTTCAGGAGGAGCTACCTACAATTGGGGCAATGGCCTTACCGGAAACGGAAATACGCAGGTAGTTTCACCTACTGTTACCACTACTTATACGGTAACAGCAGTAGGAGCAAATGGTTGTGCCTCTCAAAATCCTGCTACTATAACTATTGAAGTATCGGAACCTTTTACCGCACAAAATGCGATACTCCATAAGTGTTATCAGCCAGGATTAGCTTTTAATCTTACTGAAGCGCAACCTCAGATTACTGCTACTTCAGGGGTGACATTTACTTATTATATCAATCAGGCAGACGCCAATGCTGCCAACGGAAACTTTATTGCGAATCCTACAGCCTATACACCGCCTGCAAACCAGACCATTTATGTATTGGTAAGCAATGGAGGCTGTAGCTATGTAGTTTCTCTTCAGTTGCTGCAAACAGCTCAAACCACTCTTACAATTGCTGCCCCACAAACAATTACCTGTACAACTCCACAGATTACAATCAATGCTTCGGCATCTGTTGTGCCTGCAGGATCTACCATTACATGGACAACAACGGGAGGAACTATTGTATCAGGAGGTAATACACTTACACCTGTGGTAAGTGCCGGAGGTACGTATACATTAACCGTTACAAATGTTTCACAACCAGGAAATCTAAGCTGTAACTTTACATCAACAGTAACTGTACAGGAAGATAAAGTACAGCCGGTGGCTGCTGTGGTTTCATCTCAGCCCCGTATTTGTATTGGAGAATCTGTGACATTAACGGCTTCCGGAGGGGTGACCTATAACTGGGGCAATGGTCTTACCGGAAATGGAAACACTCAGGTGGTTTCACCTACCGTGACTACTACCTATACGGTATTTGCCGTTGGAGCAAACGGTTGTATCTCTGCAACAGCAGCAAGTGTAACAGTTCAGGTAGGCCCGCCTATCGCAGGACTTACCGCATCAAAATTAAAAATCTGTGAAGGAGAATCTGTAACATTGACGGCTTCGGGTGGAATTACCTACAACTGGATAGGTCTTACCGGAAATGGAAATACTCAGGTTGTGACACCGACCACAACAACAGAATATTCGGTATATGCATTGGGAGGAAACGGATGTAGTTCTGTGGATCCTGCAAAAGTAACTATTCAAGTTGTTCCTGCAATTGTTTCTACCTTAAAAGATGTATTTGTCTGCGCAGGAGATAAAGGAACGCTTGATGCAGGAGCAGGAACTAATTATACCTATTTATGGAGCACAGGAGCAACCACTCAAACCATAACGACTAATATCCCGGGAACGTATTCTGTAACGATCAGTAATGGTACTTGTTCCAAAACGTTCTCGGCTCAGCTTATCAACCCTGATCTGCCACAGTTTACCAATGTTGTTTATGACAATCATATTCTTACCCTTACGGCAAGTAATCCTACAGGAGGGGTTTTAGAATACTCAATAGACGGGGGACTGACCTGGCAGTCATCTAATGTATTTACAGGTCTTCTAAATAATACCATGTATACTTTGATGGTAAGAGTAGTAGGCGCTAAATGTGGTACTTCTCTGGATTATTTTACCTTCATCATTAGCAACGCTATTACGCCGAATATGGATGGTATAAATGATACCATAGACTTTACGGGAATTAGCGGATATAAAGACTTTGCAGCTTCCATCTTCGACAGATATGGTGCAGAAGTGTTCAAAGCAAGCAAAGGGAATGTGATCTGGACCGGATCTTTAAAAGGAATCAATCTTCCTACCGCGACATATTGGTATAGGGTACAATGGGAAAACCCTGCCAGTAAGAAATTGGAACAGCGTTCAGGCTGGATCCTTTTAAAGAATAGAAATTAG
- a CDS encoding choice-of-anchor L domain-containing protein codes for MRRYLPLCLFFLVTSTFLFSQNLTPRKPVKKTSSTLSRRAGAFIDVNAPSYPESSYTIEKMVKDVLISSGTNTCLTPNISNVKITPNHAASDANRAWGYFHKAATNFPFKDGLILSTGFARRAGNTFEDGLNDVNGGGSDADLAQVIGVVESRLNDAVLLEFDFVPTTSQIKFNYLIASEEYTGSFPCTFADAFAILLKPTSGGPYVNMAVLPGGAGPVSITNIHPAIGSSCGAVNEQYFAGYNTGNVETNFNGRTIPLTATATVVAGQQYHFKMVIADYSDHSYDSAVFLEGGSFNIGVDLLDPAGTKLPSDINVCDNVPQVITASVNDPNLVYQWYYNGTPVPNATTNTITAVQPGTYTIEVSVPGNPCPGKATIQIHGGTTPQAQDATLLLCTTPDITTFDLSTIMPTISPTPGAIFKFYENQADAVAQNGNYIQTPLNYNGNDGQILYVLVSNGGFCSKIVELTLQKEVTPTATVKASRIKICPGESVTLTADGGDTYLWSNFMGTGNMQTVTLYQTTTFTVYAIGAKGCKSLNPATIRIEVTPEITSPLQDVEMCIGDKVTLDAGAGQGYKYLWSTGATTQKIVVDQWGIYSVEIDNGICKKVFEAKVLGAATPFVTAINYESIKKTVTITAENPPMNNTPSTLEYSIDNGITWQASNVFTNLLDNTNYTVLVRRVGTHCVGSLEFFTLQINNIITPNEDGINDVLDLKALGDFKNFTGSVYDRYGVEMFRFSKENPIWDGTVGGKRLPTATYWYKFQFEYPKSKAQMNWSGWIMLKNRN; via the coding sequence ATGAGAAGATATCTACCGCTTTGTTTATTTTTTTTAGTCACCTCGACTTTTTTATTTTCACAAAATCTTACTCCTAGGAAACCGGTAAAGAAAACCAGTTCCACCCTGTCCAGAAGAGCAGGAGCTTTTATTGACGTGAACGCCCCGTCATACCCTGAGTCCAGTTATACGATAGAGAAAATGGTAAAAGATGTATTGATTTCATCCGGAACCAATACCTGTCTGACTCCGAATATATCCAATGTGAAGATTACGCCTAATCATGCTGCAAGTGATGCGAACAGAGCTTGGGGATATTTTCATAAGGCTGCCACCAATTTCCCTTTTAAAGATGGGCTTATCCTTTCTACAGGATTCGCAAGAAGAGCTGGTAATACATTTGAGGATGGCCTTAACGATGTTAACGGTGGAGGATCAGATGCAGACCTTGCACAGGTTATTGGGGTAGTGGAAAGCAGGCTGAATGATGCCGTTCTATTGGAATTTGACTTCGTTCCTACAACCAGCCAGATTAAATTTAACTACCTTATTGCATCCGAAGAATATACAGGTTCATTCCCTTGTACCTTTGCAGATGCATTTGCAATCTTGCTTAAACCTACTTCAGGCGGACCTTATGTAAATATGGCCGTACTTCCTGGAGGGGCAGGACCGGTAAGTATTACCAATATTCACCCTGCAATCGGATCCAGTTGTGGAGCCGTAAACGAGCAATATTTTGCAGGATACAACACAGGTAACGTTGAAACCAACTTTAATGGAAGAACAATTCCATTGACTGCTACAGCAACAGTAGTGGCAGGACAGCAATATCACTTCAAAATGGTAATTGCCGATTATAGTGACCACAGTTATGACTCTGCAGTATTTTTAGAAGGAGGATCTTTCAATATTGGAGTAGACCTTTTAGACCCTGCAGGGACAAAATTACCTTCAGATATCAATGTGTGTGATAATGTACCTCAGGTAATCACTGCTTCCGTAAATGATCCTAACCTTGTATACCAATGGTATTATAATGGTACACCAGTACCTAATGCTACTACGAATACCATTACAGCTGTACAGCCTGGTACTTATACAATCGAAGTAAGTGTTCCCGGTAATCCATGTCCGGGTAAAGCTACCATTCAGATTCACGGAGGAACAACTCCTCAGGCTCAGGATGCCACGTTATTACTTTGTACTACACCGGATATTACTACTTTTGATTTAAGTACCATTATGCCTACCATCAGCCCGACACCGGGAGCGATATTTAAATTCTACGAAAATCAGGCAGATGCCGTTGCACAGAATGGTAATTATATTCAGACTCCATTGAACTATAATGGTAATGACGGACAAATCCTTTATGTTCTTGTTTCCAATGGTGGTTTCTGTAGCAAAATAGTTGAACTTACATTGCAGAAAGAAGTAACACCAACAGCTACAGTAAAAGCTTCAAGAATAAAAATATGCCCGGGAGAATCTGTAACCCTTACTGCTGACGGGGGGGACACTTATCTGTGGAGCAACTTCATGGGAACAGGTAATATGCAGACTGTTACACTATATCAGACAACAACATTTACTGTGTATGCAATTGGAGCAAAAGGATGTAAATCTCTTAATCCGGCTACCATAAGAATTGAGGTTACACCAGAAATCACTTCACCATTACAAGATGTTGAAATGTGTATTGGAGATAAAGTTACGCTTGATGCAGGAGCAGGACAAGGATACAAGTACCTTTGGAGCACAGGAGCTACCACGCAGAAAATTGTGGTAGACCAATGGGGAATCTACTCAGTAGAAATTGATAATGGTATCTGTAAAAAAGTTTTCGAAGCTAAAGTATTAGGCGCTGCCACACCTTTCGTTACGGCTATTAACTATGAAAGTATCAAGAAAACAGTAACCATTACTGCAGAGAACCCGCCAATGAACAATACACCAAGTACTTTGGAGTATTCAATTGACAACGGAATTACCTGGCAGGCTTCAAACGTATTTACCAATCTTTTAGATAATACAAACTATACTGTTTTGGTAAGAAGAGTAGGAACACATTGCGTTGGATCTCTTGAATTCTTCACATTGCAGATTAACAACATTATTACGCCGAACGAAGACGGAATCAACGATGTACTGGATCTTAAAGCTCTTGGAGACTTTAAAAACTTTACAGGTTCTGTATATGACAGATATGGAGTAGAGATGTTCAGATTCTCAAAAGAAAATCCTATCTGGGACGGAACAGTAGGAGGGAAGAGACTTCCTACAGCAACATACTGGTATAAGTTCCAATTTGAATATCCAAAATCAAAAGCTCAGATGAACTGGTCAGGATGGATTATGCTGAAAAACAGAAACTAG